In Deltaproteobacteria bacterium, the genomic stretch TTCTTTTTTTCTTTGACAGGATTTACAGGATCAAATGGATTTTTAAAACCCTTAAAACTCTTTTTTCTTCTGACACTGAATTTAATACTTTCTTTTTTTCCGTGCCTCTGTATTTCCGTGCTTCAGTGGTAAAGTCCCTGAGTCAGTGTAAATCTGTGTCTAATCTCATTATGTCAACGAAGATAAAGCCTGATAGCCACTTTTAAAACTTTTCAGCTTTTGACTATCCGCAAGTGGGAGGTTTGCTGAGCTTCCTGAGTTTCTTCCGGCTCTGGTTGGGGTTGGCGTTTCATTTCATCGGCCACTCTGGCCGATTCGAGAAGGAGATAGGTTGTTTCCGAGGTGATATTCGTTTCATCGGTTTCAATATTATGCTGTATGCGAAAACGGCCCGAAGGCCAGCTCATCATTTCAAAGAAAGCGTCTTCACCCTGTTTCATATTATTCGACACGTGAACAATATTGCCGTTGCGCATGTATATTACACCCTGCTTATTATTATACCTGATGTCGACTCTCGCCGTTTTCAGGCCCATCTGAAGAATCTGCACTATTTCCGTTAAATGGAAGTCTTCAATATTTCCAATCAATCCCTTGGGTTCGGCTTTGTCTTCTTTATCCTGCTTCTCTCTTCCATTGCCGAGAAGCTCCCTTGTGCGAAGCATCAGTTCACCCATATCGAGAGGCATGCTCATATAACGGATGTGATCACCTTTAAAATGTTTAGGGAAAGCAGGATCGGTCATGACAAAAATAATGGGACAATTGCCGAAAAGCGGTATTTCATACATGGTGCTGAAGAAGTTTTTCAGCACTTCCCCTTTGAGCATCTGCACATCAACAAGCATGAGCCCGGGCAGTTCACGCTCTACATTGTCAAGTACTTCCAGGGCACTTGCCGCCTGGACAACATCAAAATCACCCATATCGACGCCTAGCTTGATGGCCCTTGAAATATTGGGACTCTCTTCAAAAACCAAAAGCAGCTGTTTATCTGTTCCCTTTCTCATCTCCTTATCGAGAACGGTAAGAAATTTCTCGGCAATCTCGGGGTCATAATCACTCCCTATGTGCTTGACTATCTCCCGGCGGGCCTCTTCATGACTATGGGCGGGCCGGTGCGGCCTTTCCGTCGTCATGGCGACGTAAGAATCGGCAAGATGGACGATTCTTGCACCGATACAGATATCCCTGCCGTGAAGTCCGCTGGGATAGCCGCTTCCGTCGTAGTTTTCATGGTGCTGCAATATGATGGAGTCCACGTTCCAGGGGAATTTGATCTGCTTCAGGATTTGTACCGTATTGTGGGGATGCTTCTTAATGGAAGTAAGTTCTTTATGTGAAAATGCCCGCTTTTCTTCCAGCAACTGCTGCTGAATGCTGAGCATGCCCATATCTCTTAAAAGGGCCGCTATCTGGATATTTTCCGCCCTTTCCTCTGACAGACCGAGCTTGAGGGCTGTTTTCTTTGAAAGGCGGGCCACGAGATGGTCTCTGTTAAAAAAGTAGCGGTTTGTTGCGCCGAAGATCTGCAGCATGCGGTCGGAAAAGCTCATGAAAAAGTCCTTGAAAAGTGAGAGCTGACCGCTGAGGGAGGTTTTGTTTTTAATAGTGCCCTTTAAATAACGGCAGAAGTCTTCCTTATTGAGACTGACGCAATCGCCGGAGCCTGATTCCGGCTTGACAAACATGACGTTCACGCCCGGCTTGAGGAGATCCACCATGGACTTAAAGGCCTCATGCTCTGTCTCGGTGAAATCTCCAATGACAAGGACCATGGCCACATGATCCTTTTTCAGGATATGAATGACGTCGAGCATGTCATGGGTGCTCAGAACCTGGAAGTCCTTGAGAAGCGACTTGTCAAAGTTCTCTTCTATCCCATCCTGCCTTTTAGAGTAAAGAAGTATTTTATTTTGAGACATAAGAATAATTTAGTAATTAGTGTCCATCCAGAAACTATAATAAATGAAACTTTGTTTTCAATTCGGAAAGGAGGGATTTTTTGCAAGGTCAAGGAAATCAAGGGTTTCGCCGAGTTGTACTACTGTACATCACACAAGCAAAGCCGAAGATTGACGCAGAGATTGCGAAAAAGCACCCTTTCCGGATGAAAACTAATTAAATACGGTTATATGCCCGATACAATGAAATTTTTTCCTGTATGGGCAAAGTTAAGATACTAAAAAAAACATTCAAAAAAAAGACATTTTCCGTCATTTGTAAAGATTTAGCGTAAAAAAACGCATAAAAAGCACCTTTCCAGGAGTGCCGCTCCCTTAAAGCACATAAAAACAAAGCAATATTAATGCCATAGAAGAGAGACGCTTTCAGATTGGGAGGCGGGAATATTTTTTGACAGGAAAGAACCCACCCTATTTGAGCGGCAGTCTGACCCTGAGAGGATAGCCGGGAATTATAGTGGAAAGCTTCTTTTTGATTATGGTGATTTCATTTTCACCTTCATCTTTCAGGTGCCTCACTCTGATCTCATTTTGCACGGCCCCGGCGCTATCCATATCTCCATTATTGATCGCTTTTTCCAGCTTTACATAGAGGTCAGGCAGGTAGTTTGCCCCGGCACTCACGTATCCCTTTGCTCCCAGCCCGACCCATTCAAGCATGGAGCGGCTTGTCCCTGCAAGGTAACAGGGAGTAGCTGAAATAAGGGACTCATCACCTGATGAATCCTTGATGGCGGCATGAGGCACAGCCTTTAATATATGAGCGGTGAGGGGATTATTGGTGTGCCTGGCGAAATTGTACAATATAAGTGGAAGTCTCGCCCAGGCGGCCAGTTCCTTAAAAAAACCAATGATTCCTGCTGCAGGCGCATTTGCATAATAATAGGGAGCCATAGCCACAATCGCATCGGCCCCTGATTCCCGGGCCCAATGGGCTGCCTCTTTTGCCTGCAACAAACTGTCGGAGGCTGTGTTAAAATAAATGGTTCCGGGAAAGTATTTTCTTGAAAGGACAAGAAGGTTTCTTCTTTCGGCGGGAAGCAGTGAAAAAAATTCCGCCGTTGTTCCATTTGCCAGTATGGATGAAACATTATTTTCAGCCAAATATTCAAGGTGAGCGGCTAAAGCCTTCTCATCTATCCTCGAGGCGGCATCAAAAGGTGTTGTTGGGGGAACTATCAAGCCGGGGAAAGTAAAACTCACTTTTTTCCTTTTTTAATACCTTAAAATTTAAAAGCCCTGTCCGGCTTTATTACCGGACAGGGCTTGACAATGCTTCAAAATGGCATTTATTAAATTACTCCCCATCTTTCCAGGTGGGGGAGTAATTTAAAAACCCCACCACCCCCCAGCATTGGCAATAATTTTATCACATTCATCCCCTGCTTACACGGCAGATATTGCTAAATATGCGACAGATATTGCTTTATCAGCAGTTATTATTGATACATTTGACACATTCAATTTTCCTCCCCCTTGAAGGACGGAAAGTATCCCAAGAAGCATCGCTTCCGACAAAACAGGCAGAGAATGTTTACGCTTACTTTTCCTTTAAAAGGGATTCTACGGTTTGTTTCAGTATCTCTTCATTAAAGGGCCGCTTCAAAAATGCATCGGCCCCGCCTCCGGCAAAATCCTTTTCAGAACTGGAAGCCACAATGGCTATAACAGGCATGGAACCCTGAATTTCCCCGGACCTTATCTTTTTTATGAGATCACTGCCGCTAATGTGACAGAGACTGACATCGATAATGGCAAGAACGGGACATTCCCGCTTTATGAGATTATAGGCCTTGTCACAATCGGAGTAACCGAGAACCCGGTAATCCTTTTCACCAAGTACTCTGGAAATAAGGCACATTTCATCGGCATTCCCCTCGGTTACCACAACGAGAGGAAGTTCTTCGCTGTCAGTATCTTTGAAAGAAGCATCCATAATAGTTTACTCCCATTCTATTGTTCCGGGAGGTTTGGAAGATATGTCGTAGACGACCCTGTTGACCCCCTTGACTTCATTAATAATCCTGTTGGAGATTCTCCCCAGAAGTTCATAAGGAAGGTGAACCCAGTCTGCCGTCATTCCGTCAAGAGAATTTACGGCACGCAGCGCAATGGTCTGCTCATAAGTCCGCTCATCTCCCATAACGCCAACAGAACGTATGGGCAGGAGAACGGCAAAAGATTGCCAGATCTTATCGTAAAGCCCTGCCGATTTTATCTCCTCCAGGACAATAAGGTCGGCCTCTCTCAGGATCTCAAGGCCCTCCTTTGTTACTGCGCCCAGTATCCTGATGGCAAGGCCGGGCCCCGGAAAGGGCTGCCGGCTGATCACTTCTTCAGGCATACCCAGTTCCCTGCCCAGTTCCCTCACTTCGTCCTTAAAAAGCTCCCTCATGGGCTCAACCAGTTTGAGCTTCATTTTTTCAAGGAGCCCCCCTACGTTATGATGGCTTTTTATGGTCGCTGAAGGGCCTTTAAAAGAGACACTCTCTATGACATCAGGATAAAGCGTGCCCTGGGCCAGAAAATTGATATCCTTGAGTTTGCCCGCCTCTTCATCAAAAACATGAACAAACTCGTTTCCTATGATCTTGCGTTTTTTTTCAGGGTCCGTCACGCCTTCCAGCTTTTTTAGAAAACGCTCTGATGCGTCAATTACAATAAGGTTAATATGAAAGTGTTTCCTGAACACCTCTTCAACCTTCTCACGCTCTCCCTTTCTCAGTAGCCCGTTATCGACGAAAATGCAGGTAAGCCGGTCCTTGATTGCCCTGTGAATAAGCACAGCCGTGACAGCCGAATCGACACCGCCCGACAGACCGCATATAACACCCTTATTTCCCACCCTGGCCTTTATTTCGGCACACTGGCTCTCGATAAATGACCCCATGGTCCAGTTCCCCTCGCAATTACAGATATGAAAAACAAAATTTCTCAGCATTTCTTCACCTGAAGGCGTGTGTACAACTTCAGGATGAAACTGGATGGCATAAAAGTTTTTCCCCCTGTTCCTCATGGCTGCAACAGGGGAATTATCGGTATGCCCAATGGGCTCAAAACCCTCTGGAAATTGCTCGATCCTGTCGCCATGACTCATCCATACCGTATGGGCGCCGGAAAGACCGGCAAAAAGATCGGTGGCATCATCAACGACGAGGCTTGCCCTGCCGTATTCTCTTTTAACAGCCCCTGCCACCCGGCCGCCCATAAGCTTTGTCATGAGTTGCATACCGTAACAGATACCGAGAATAGGGATGCCCATTTCAAATACGCGGCCATCGACAACAGGCGCATCTTCATCATGAACAGAGGAAGGCCCCCCCGAGAGGATGAGTCCCCTGGGATTCATCTCTTTAATTTTACCAAAATCGATATTGAATGGGTGAATTTCACAATAGACATGGCTTTCCCTGATCCTGCGGGCAATAAGCTGCGTGTACTGTGAACCGAAATCGAGAATGAGGACCATCCCGGAATGAATATCTGTCATTAAATTGTTTCTCCTTTATTTTCAGAAATGGCTTATATGTGGTAAATGAATTTTCCTTCCATGTCTCTATCGATGCCGAGGTCCTTGCCCCGGTTACAAAGGTCCCTGATAGTAATGGAATCAAAAAAAGAAGCAACCTTGCTGTTCAGTTCGCTCCAGATGGGAGCGGTTACGCACTCTTTACTGAATACGCATTCACCTTCCCCTTCTGAAGGCTTGCAACTCACCAGTTCAATATCACCTTCTATGGACCTGATAATGTCACCAAGCGTTATCTTTTCAGGCTCCCTGCCAAGCATATATCCCCCCTTGGGTCCACGTACCGTTTTGATAAAACCGGCCTTTTTGAACTTAATAAAAATCTGCTCGATATAACGGGGCGACATGCCCTGGCGCCTTGCAATATCGTTTACCTTGGCCGGAATGCCGCATGAATGATAGGCAATATCAAAGAGCGCCCTTACGCCGTATGTTATTTTTG encodes the following:
- a CDS encoding DUF4388 domain-containing protein produces the protein MSQNKILLYSKRQDGIEENFDKSLLKDFQVLSTHDMLDVIHILKKDHVAMVLVIGDFTETEHEAFKSMVDLLKPGVNVMFVKPESGSGDCVSLNKEDFCRYLKGTIKNKTSLSGQLSLFKDFFMSFSDRMLQIFGATNRYFFNRDHLVARLSKKTALKLGLSEERAENIQIAALLRDMGMLSIQQQLLEEKRAFSHKELTSIKKHPHNTVQILKQIKFPWNVDSIILQHHENYDGSGYPSGLHGRDICIGARIVHLADSYVAMTTERPHRPAHSHEEARREIVKHIGSDYDPEIAEKFLTVLDKEMRKGTDKQLLLVFEESPNISRAIKLGVDMGDFDVVQAASALEVLDNVERELPGLMLVDVQMLKGEVLKNFFSTMYEIPLFGNCPIIFVMTDPAFPKHFKGDHIRYMSMPLDMGELMLRTRELLGNGREKQDKEDKAEPKGLIGNIEDFHLTEIVQILQMGLKTARVDIRYNNKQGVIYMRNGNIVHVSNNMKQGEDAFFEMMSWPSGRFRIQHNIETDETNITSETTYLLLESARVADEMKRQPQPEPEETQEAQQTSHLRIVKS
- a CDS encoding dihydrodipicolinate synthase family protein, whose protein sequence is MSFTFPGLIVPPTTPFDAASRIDEKALAAHLEYLAENNVSSILANGTTAEFFSLLPAERRNLLVLSRKYFPGTIYFNTASDSLLQAKEAAHWARESGADAIVAMAPYYYANAPAAGIIGFFKELAAWARLPLILYNFARHTNNPLTAHILKAVPHAAIKDSSGDESLISATPCYLAGTSRSMLEWVGLGAKGYVSAGANYLPDLYVKLEKAINNGDMDSAGAVQNEIRVRHLKDEGENEITIIKKKLSTIIPGYPLRVRLPLK
- a CDS encoding response regulator: MDASFKDTDSEELPLVVVTEGNADEMCLISRVLGEKDYRVLGYSDCDKAYNLIKRECPVLAIIDVSLCHISGSDLIKKIRSGEIQGSMPVIAIVASSSEKDFAGGGADAFLKRPFNEEILKQTVESLLKEK
- the guaA gene encoding glutamine-hydrolyzing GMP synthase, with the translated sequence MTDIHSGMVLILDFGSQYTQLIARRIRESHVYCEIHPFNIDFGKIKEMNPRGLILSGGPSSVHDEDAPVVDGRVFEMGIPILGICYGMQLMTKLMGGRVAGAVKREYGRASLVVDDATDLFAGLSGAHTVWMSHGDRIEQFPEGFEPIGHTDNSPVAAMRNRGKNFYAIQFHPEVVHTPSGEEMLRNFVFHICNCEGNWTMGSFIESQCAEIKARVGNKGVICGLSGGVDSAVTAVLIHRAIKDRLTCIFVDNGLLRKGEREKVEEVFRKHFHINLIVIDASERFLKKLEGVTDPEKKRKIIGNEFVHVFDEEAGKLKDINFLAQGTLYPDVIESVSFKGPSATIKSHHNVGGLLEKMKLKLVEPMRELFKDEVRELGRELGMPEEVISRQPFPGPGLAIRILGAVTKEGLEILREADLIVLEEIKSAGLYDKIWQSFAVLLPIRSVGVMGDERTYEQTIALRAVNSLDGMTADWVHLPYELLGRISNRIINEVKGVNRVVYDISSKPPGTIEWE
- a CDS encoding Rrf2 family transcriptional regulator, with the protein product MKLSTKITYGVRALFDIAYHSCGIPAKVNDIARRQGMSPRYIEQIFIKFKKAGFIKTVRGPKGGYMLGREPEKITLGDIIRSIEGDIELVSCKPSEGEGECVFSKECVTAPIWSELNSKVASFFDSITIRDLCNRGKDLGIDRDMEGKFIYHI